ATGCAATTGAAGCATATAATAAATCCTTATCATTGAAGCCCGACAATGCACATGTGCTTACCGATCTGGGGGTAATGTTCCGCCGTAACGGTAATCCGCAAAAAGCTGTGGATACCTTTGATAAGGCGATACTTGCTGCGCCGAAGCATGAAACCGCGCGCCTTAATAAAGGGATAGTTCTTTATTACGATCTCGAAGATAAGGCCGGAGCCATTCAGACCTGGAATGGTCTGGTCCAGATGAATCCCGGAGCCAGAGCGCCCAGCGGAAAGCTGGTTAAGGATATGATCAGGGATCTTTCTTGATTTTTATAAGGAATGATCAAAGTAGCAATGCCGTACTGTAGAAGAACAGTACGGCATTGCTTTTATGACTTGTGTTTTACTTTGTAAGAAAGCCGGGTAGAGCCTTTTCAATCAGCATAGCGGCTTTTTCAATGCCACGTTCACTGCCGGGATGGAATTCCGTTATGCCCAGCCCGCAGATGTCCATTCTTTTTCCGACTTCTTCTATCATCTTAAGAAGATTACTGAAATGCAGTCCGGCGGAAGGCGACGGCTTACCGTGGGCAAAGCCGATGGGGTTCACCGCATCTACATCAAGATGGATATAGACCTTGCTGAATCCAGTCTCTTGAATCTGCTTAGCCAGCCATTCCGGGTTCCGTTCCAGTTCTTCGGGACCGAAAAAAGAGATCTTGCTGTTGATGATAAAGTCCAACTCCGGCGGGTCAAAAGTCCTAACCCCTGCGCAGAATATTTGTATAGGGTGCAGCGGAGTAAGCATTACTTCGGTTATTTCCGGTCCTGCATTGCCAAGAATAGCCGAAAGGGCCATGCCCTGAAAGCGGCCGGACTGCGAGGTTGTCGGGGTGTGCAGGTCCGGGTGGGCATCAAACCAGATCAGAGCCAGTTTTTGTCCATGTTTGCGGGACATCCATGATACCGGCCCCGTTTCAGTTCCGCAGTCTCCTCCCAGCAGGAGAATGCGATCCGGATTTTCCTGTTCAAGTATGGCGCATGCATTCTGCAATTGTTTAATTATTTCACTCTTGCCTGCCAAAGGGGCACCGGAGGTGATCTCCTTGAAAGGGGCTGTCTCCACTGTCTGAGGGGATGGGATTCCGGGAATTCCATCCGTCAGGGCAAATGCTCCTTCATATAGGGCTTCATTGTCGATGGAGCCCTGCCATTGCGGAAAAACAAGGGTGATGTCTTTCAATATTAATCTTCCGGCTTAAAGAATTTCAATCTCAGGGCGTTGCTGACTACAGTTACTGAGCTGAGGGACATAGCTGCCGCCGCAAACATGGGCGAAAGAGTCGGTCCTCCAAAAATATGCAGCAGCCCTGCGGCTACTGGAATCCCCAGCACGTTGAAGGCAAATGCCCAGAAAAGATTCTGCTTGATATTGCGCACTGTTGCCCGGCTTAGTGAGAGCGCAGTGAGTACTCCGCTCAAATTGCCTTTCATCAGTACTACGTCTCCTGATTCAATTGCGACATCAATTCCGGTGCCCATAGCAATGCCAAGGTCTGCTGACGCAAGGGCCGGGGCATCGTTGATCCCGTCTCCTATCATGGCAACCTTGCGGCCTTCAGCTTTTTCTTTGTTAACCACTTCCGCTTTGCGGTCAGGCATGACCTGCGCGACGACCCTGTCTATTCCGGCTTCATCTGCGATGGCGTGGGCCACTTTTTCATTATCCCCGGTAAGCATGACTGTCTGAACTCCGAGCTTATGGAGCTTGCTGATTGTCTGAGGGGTTTCCTTCTTGATGCGGTCGGCAATAGCCAGAATACCGGCCAGCTTGCCGTTCTTGGCGATGTAGAGCGGGCTTTGTCCTGATGCTGCAAAGCGCAGGGCTGCTTCATTGGCAACACTGTCGTCCAGTCCGCCGATGAAGTTTTGTTCAAGAAACTTCCTGTTACCCAACAGCATGGGCTGGCCTCCGGTTTCGGTATTGATACCAAGGCCGGATACCGCCTGAAAAGATGTTGTTTCCGGCAAGGGGGAGCCAATTTCTTCAGCTGCACGGACCACAGCCCTTGCCAGCGGATGTTCGGACTGCCTTTCCGCTGATCCGGCCAGCAAGATCAGTTCTTGCGGATTTTCTCCATCCACGGTGAAAGTCTCAGCTACTTCCGGTTTTCCGTAGGTCAGGGTTCCGGTTTTGTCGAAGATCATGGTTTCGATCTTTCCTGCGGTCTCAAGGGCTTCCCCGGATTTGACCAGCACACCCAGCTGCGCTCCGCGCCCGGTGCCGACCATGATTGCGGTGGGTGTTGCCAGTCCCATGGCGCAGGGGCAGGCAATGACCATTACGCTGATGAATATGCGCAGGGCAAAGGTAAAAGGTTCGTCGCTGAAAAAGAACCAGCCCAACGCGGCTGCAATGCCGATGGCCATGACTGTGGGTACAAAATAAAAGCTGACCGTGTCCGCAAGGCTGGAGATGGGGGCCTTGGAACCCTGCGCTTCCTGGACAAGGCGGATGATGCGTGAAAGCACGGTATTTTCGCCAACATTGGTGACCTGAACATTCAGTGCTCCGCCGCCGATGTTTACTGTTCCTCCGGCTACGTCATCACCTGTGCTTTTGGACACGGGCATGGATTCTCCGGTGAGCATCGATTCATCAATGTCGGAATGGCCATCAGCAACTTTGCCGTCGGCGGCTACGCGATCTCCGGGGCGGATGAGGATCAGGTCGCCGGGGCCGATTTCTTCCACCGGGGTGGGAATCTGTTCCCCGTTCTGCAACAGGATGGCCTGCGCCGGAGTCAGGTCCATGAGTTTTTCAATGGCTTCGGAAGTTCGCGAACGGGCGCGGGTTTCTTGGAATTTGCCGAGCAGAATCAGGGTAATGATAGTGGCTGCGGATTCAAAATATAAATCCATGGCCCGTGCAGGAGCATCAATTCCCAGCGCGATTTCAATGGTATTCCACAGGGAGTATACCACTGCCGCCGAGGTTCCCACGGCAATGAGCGAGTCCATGTTGGGTGCACCGCGCAGTAAATTCGGGAAACCCTGTAAATAAAAATTACGTCCGAACCAAAGTACCGGTCCGGTCAGAACCAGCTGAATCAGGGCAAAGCCCAGCGGTGAAGCGTGTGGGTTGATGGCATCAGGCAGGGGCATGCCGACCATGTGCCCCATGGTAATGATCAAAAGGGGGACGGTGAATGCAAGAGCGGCAAAGAGTCGACTCTTCATTTTTACCAATTTAGCTTCGTTTTCCGCTTTTCTCTTTTCAAAATTTTCTTTGGCATTATGAGCAGACTGGATTTGACCGGATTCAAATCCGGCATCAGCGATAATCTGCCTTATGGTGCGCAGTGATATTTCTGCCGGGTTGAAATTCAAGGTCGCGGTTTCAGAAGCAAGGCTGACCTGCGCGTTTATGATTCCTTCAGTTCCATTTAGTACCCGGTCCAGTCGCGAAGAGCAGGCGGAGCAAGCCATGCCGGAAACAGGTAAGGTCAATTCCGTGCCTTCAATTTTTTCTACGGCTTCAAATCCTGCCATTTTTACAGAAGAGATAATGTCGGCTGCGGAGACCTGTTCCGGGTCATAGTCCGCTGCCAGCGATTCCGCAGCAAGATTGACTGTTGCACTCTCTACGCCGTCCAGATTGCCGATGACCCTTTCCAGTCGTGCTGAGCAAGCGGAGCAGGTCATACCTTTAATTTCAAATGTGCTGTGCATAATATATCCTTGTTTGCCGGGAGTCGGGGATTGCATTGCCCGCATACATTACTTATAGCTAGTCCCGGCAGGTTATTTTAAAAAGTGATTTGAACAGATTTGATATTAAGAATCAACTTCTTTTGAGGTGGGACAATATGAAGGAACAAAAAGTAATACTTTCGGAAAAAGCCATGGCCCGTACTCTGGATCGTCTCGCATCAGAGATTACTGAGCGACGCGGGGATAGCGAAAATATAGCTATTATCGGTATTCAAAGGCGCGGTGCCGACCTTGCGGAGCGTTTGAAACTTATTCTGGATGAGAAGCTGGGTCGTAAAATACCTCTTGGTAAGCTGGATATCAACCTTTACCGTGACGACTGGACCAATCTGACTCGCCAGCCGAGCATCAACTGCACTGAGATTCCTTTTGATATTGAATCATCCTCCATTATTCTGGTGGATGATGTCCTTTTTTCCGGTCGCACAGTACGCGCCGCCCTTGAAGCTGTTCTTGATTTCGGGCGTCCGCGCCGAGTGGAGCTGTTGGTGCTGGTGGATCGCGGTCACCGTGAACTACCTATCCGGGCCGATTATGTGGGTAAGGAAGTGGTTACTTTTGAAGACCAGCATGTGAATGTTCTGGTCAAGGAAAGGGATGACGAAGACAAGGTTGTTCTGATCCGTTCCTGATTTTCTCTTCTCAGCTGCGGAGTGCATTGCGCCCGGAAGGTTTGAATTTTTTTATGCAAGAATGGAATCATGAATTTTCAGAAGATTGCTCTGTTATTCTGATCGGTATGGCTGGAGCCGGAAAGTCTACTCTGGCACCGCTTCTGGCTCAAAAGCTAGGTTGGGAGCACATTGATACCGATGCTGTAATTGAGAGTTATTACGGTCGTCCTTTACAGGACATTGTGGACCGTCTGGGTGTGCCGGAATTTCGCAAGGCCGAGGAGTATATTGTTTCCAGCCTTGGGGTTTTTCGTACAGTTGTTTCCACCGGGGGCAGCGTCATTTACGGGCCCAAAGGCATGGAAAGACTTAAAGGGCTCGGCCCGGTCATTTATCTGCGTATTTCAAGCGAAGCCTGCCTCAAACGTGTCGGCGGCGGGGAAAATCGCGGGCTGGCCATTGTTCCGGGCCAGACTTTGAAAAGCCTCTACGAGGAACGAATTCCCCTTTATGAACAGTATGCTGATTTTGCTGTTGATACGGACAATTGCTTACCGGAAGAATGTGCTGAGCAGATTCAGCAGTGGCTTAAGTCAAAAGAAGTTAAAAAAGTTAAGGATATATAATGAAAAAAATGACCAGACAGGCTGTGTTCCGCAAGCTTGACGCACTTTATGGGCGGATGGCCTCTGTTTATGCTGACACATCCGCCAAGATCGGTCTTTCCTGTGAGGGTTGTGAAGAAAACTGCTGCACCAGCTATTTTCAGCACCACACCTATGTGGAATGGACATATCTCTGGCAAGGCTTGAATAAACTTCCTGAAGATAAGCGTAATGAATATATCCGCCGTTCAGAAGATTACGTGCATAATACAAAGGCCATGTTGGATAACGGCATGCGTCCCAAGATAATGTGTCCGCTGAATGATGATGGTCTTTGCGGGGTTTACAAGCACAGACTGATGATCTGTCGCATGCACGGGGTGGTCAATACCCTGCGTCAGCCCAACGGACGTCAGCTTTCTTTTCCCGGTTGTTTCAAGTGTCAGGAACTGACTAAGGATATGGACAATGTGCCCGTGGTCGACCGTACTCCCCTTTACAAGGAACTTGTGGGGCTTGAAATGGGATTGCTCGGTAATAAAATCAGGACCTTGCCCAAGGTGGATCTGACCCTTGCTGAAATGATTGTCATGGGACCGCCGAATTTGAATGGCTAATTGCTTTCCATCCCTGCTGTGGCCATGAGGAAGGCTATGAAGTCATCAATGTTGTTTTTGCGGCATTTGATGTAGCGCATGGCGTATTCTTCAAAAGTTAACTCCGCTCCGTAAACATGGTAACGATGTTGCGGACTTCCGAATTCAAGGCCGATGAATTCGGCTATCTGCGGATGGATGGGCTGCTCAAAATCAGGAAAGGGTGCTGGGAATTTTTCCAAATCCTGTTTACTCAAACGGTCTATACCCAACTCTTCGAGCAGGGTGTTTGCGCTTAGGGTAAGCAGTTCTGCGCGGGGATGGTTGATGGTATTGAAAAGGGGCTGTTTCTTGTAATTCTCAAGAATATGGTCCACGTATTTGACCGGGGTTCGTGCTTCTTTGGTCCTTTCAATTTTTATGGACCGATCCGTTATTTCTGTGAAATCGTAGATCTTGGTCAACCTAGTGTTCATGAAAAGATGCAGAATCTGGGATTCACTGAGTTCTTTTCCAAGCAGGGAATCCAGAAATGTGTCCCGGTAATCGAATCCGGTTTTATTGGACCACAGTGGCCAGTAATGGATAAAAAGCATGCTTGGAAAAGCGATTGAGCGAGCTTTGTCTTGTAGCCGGGAAATGATTTTATCCGAGGCCAGTTCTGCCCAGCTTTTACCAAGGAGTGGCTGGTAGAGGAAAAGGTCGCACTCGGCGATGAGTTCCGGTGGGATGGATTCGCGGGTATAGTTGGTGAAGCGATGGATATCATATTTGGTGCTGAATTCTTCGTTCAGCAAAAGCAGTTCTTCTATCGGTTCGCCCTGACAATTGGCATGTAGGATACAGTTTTTCTTCATTTCGGGATGAACTCTAGCATACCCGTTTATGGTTTCTCAATACGACAAGGCCGTTAATATGAGGTTATGGTAGTGAATAAATTTTCCACAAAAGAGTTGCTGCGTCTTGTCGCAGCTGTGCAGCCTGTGGATACATCTCTTGATGAACAGGCTCGTGCTCATCTGGACAACCTGACCAAACCGCTTGGAAGTCTGGGCAGGCTGGAAGATCTTGCAGCGAAGATGTATGTGGCTTCCGGCGGAAATCCTCCGCAGGCTGACCCGGCCCGTATTTATGCAATTGCCGGGGATCACGGAGTCAACGAAGAGAATGTCAGTTATTTTCCGCAGGAAGTTACCCGTCAGATGGTGGAGAATTTTCTGGCCGGGGGCGCGGGGATAAACGTGTTGGCCCGTACTTCCGGGGTGGAGTTGATAGTGGTTGATGCCGGATGCAAGGGCGGACCTTTTCCGGAACATCCCAAGCTTATTCAGCGCAGGATCGGTTGCGGCACGGAAAATATTTCCAAAGGTCCGGCCATGGACGAGGATTGTTGTAGGCAGGCCATTGCTCTTGGGGTTGAACTTGCTGATGAAGCCTATGCGCAGGGTATCAAAGTTCTCGGCACCGGGGAGATGGGGGTTTCCAATACCACTCCGTCAACCGCTCTTTATTGTGCTTATTTTGATCTCGAACCTGCTGACATCACTGGTCCGGGAGGCGGCATTGATCCTGAAGGCGTTATCCGCAAGACAGAGGTTGTCCGTTCTGCTCTTGCTGCCAATGCTGAGGTTGTTCGGTCAGCTGATCCTTTTGCAATTCTTACTGCCCTTGGCGGGTATGAGATTGCCGCATTGGCCGGGTTGATCATCGGCGGGGCCAAGAATAAACAGATGGTTTGCATAGATGGATTCATCTCCACTGCCGCCTATGCTGCTGCCGTAAAGATCTGTCCGGCGGTGGGCGGATATTGCGTACTCAGCCATGCTTCCGCAGAACCGGGCTACGCAAAAGTCATCAAAGCCCTTGGACGCAGGCCGCTTTTGCATCTTGATATGCGGCTCGGGGAAGGGTCAGGTGCGGCACTGTCCATGTTCATGCTGCGCGCCGCCGCAAATATTTACAACGAAATGGCAACGTTCGACGATGCCGGAGTAGATGCAGGAGGTTAAGTCATGCCAAAAGAATTGGTAAAGACTGTTAAAGCAGCAGGTTGAGCAGCCAAGATCGCTCCGGGGGACCTGGAGCAGGTTTTGTGCGGCTTAGCCGTTGAGGATGAGCGTCTGCTGACCGGACTGGGGGGGAATGAAGATTCCGCCATAGTCTCTTTTCCTGCGGGCAAAGCACTGGTCCAGACCGTGGATTTTTTTACCCCGGTGGTTAATGATCCGTTTTGGTTCGGGCAGATTGCTGCGGCAAATTCCCTTTCCGATGTTTATGCCATGGGCGGCGAACCTTGGACCGCCATGAATATTGTCTGCTATCCCATGAAAGAAATGGGGCCGGAAATCCTGCGTGAAATCTTGAAGGGCGGCATGGATAAAATCCGTGAAGCCGGGGCAGTACTTGCCGGAGGGCATAGCGTCGAGGACGATGAAATTAAGTACGGTCTTTCGGTGACCGGAATGGTTGATCCTGACGGATTCGCTTCCAACAAAGGCTTGCGCGAGGGTGATCAACTACTGCTGACCAAGCCCCTTGGAACCGGGGTTTTGGCTACGGCTCTCAAAGCTGACTGGGACGGCGCTGAGCGGTTTGAAAAAGATGTCTATAAATGGGCATCCAAGCTGAATATTTCAGGCGGAAAAGTCATTCGTGAGTTGGGCCTCAAAGGGGCCACTGATGTGACCGGGTTCGGCCTTGGCGGGCATGTGCTGGAAATGGCTGATGCTTCCGGCGTGGCTGTGGAGATGTGGCTGGATAAGGTGCCGTTCATGGATGATGTTGTGGATCTGGCCTCCATGGGTATGATTCCGGCAGGAAGCTTTGCTAACCGTAACTATTGCAGTTCACAGGTTCAGACCACAGCAGATGCCGACAGCATCAAGACCGACCTTGTTTTCGATGCTCAGACATCCGGCGGGCTTATTTTGGCCGTGCCTGAAGACCAGTTGCAGCAGGCCAAAGATATGCTGCTGGAAGCTGGTGACCTTGCCGCCCATGTGGGGCAGGTAAAAGCCCATGAAAGTGGGATTGCCAGATTGCGGATTAAATAATTCTTTTTGTTTTGAAATACAAAAGGCGCAGGTTGTCGCGAACCTGCGCCTTTCATTTTTTATGAGGAGGAATTGGCGATTCCTTTTAGTGAAATTTTTTTACGCAGAACCTCGGCTGTTTGTAACTGCCTGAATAAGTTCCGCATTGGCATTGTATACAGGTGAAGAGGTAATCTTTACCAGTTCGCGGTGCATGTCGGGGTCCGCGAATGCCTTTCTCCGCAAGCGCTTGCGTTGCAGATTCTTCATTGAGTTTGCCAGATCGTCGTCCCTAACGGGAGGAGCCTGAGAAACCTTGTTGAGTTCGGGTGCGTTTGCCATTGTATACCTCCGTCCTTGGAAGTTATAAATGATGATGTTAATAGAGCATGAAACCTGTTTATATCTCTTATCGGACAACTGGAAGGTTACTTTAGAGGCTTAATGTAAAAAAGATAAATATATTAAAAAAGCCCGCATTCGACTTAGTCGAATGCGGGCTAGAAATTGTAGTCTGAGATTTAAATCAATCTTTCCAATTCCACCATTTTTCTAATTCAGGGTCTCGATTTTCGTTACCCACATAGTAGACCGCACATCTGAACACATACAGCATGCAGCGGTCCACATGGCAGCCTGCAAGCTCTTCAAGGCGTGCGTACATGTCATCCGGATTTTCGTCCTTGATTTCGTCAAGGGAACGATAACCCAGATTCCAGAGGTCCATGGCAATGGATTTACCTACTCCCGGAATTGTACGGAAGGATTTCAGGATTTCGGGATCAGCACTTTTCATAAACGCGATCGAGAATCTCTTTAGCTCCTGCGGCCAGCACTTCTTCGGCCAAAGCGAGGCCGATGTTCCATGCATCGTCAGCAGGGCCGCTCTTTTCCATACGGATGGGGCTGGAGCCGTCGATATCAGCAACGAATCCGGTCAGTTTGACCTGATCACCATCAAGCTGGGACCATGCTGCAATGGGGACCTGACAACCGCCGTCAAGGCCGGTCAGGAAGCCGCGTTCTGCATGTACCTGACGAGCTGTCATTCCGTCATGCAGAAATGCGAGGATATCCTGAATTTCAGTGTCCTCAATGCGGTACTCAATGCCCAGCGCGCCCTGTGCCACTGCGGGCAGGAAGGTCGGGGGGCCGAGGATTTCGCTTTTGGGAGCGGAAAGATTGAGCCTGTTCAGTCCGGCTGTGGCAACTACAATGGCGTCGAATTCACCATTGAGGAGTTTGCCTACACGGGTATCGAGATTTCCGCGCAGGGATTCGATTTTGAGATCATTACGCAGGGCCAGAACCTGAGACTGACGGCGCAGGCTGCTGGTGCCCACAACGGCTCCTGCGGGCAGGTCTTTGAGGGAATCGTATTTCACGGAAAGCAGGGTGTCGGTCTCTGCTTCGCGTGGGGGAATAACGCCAACTTCAAGGCCTTCGGGAAGTTCGGTGGGAACGTCCTTCATGCTGTGTACGGCGAGGTCTGCGCGACCATCGAGAAGTGCTTCTTCGATTTCTTTTACGAAAAGGCCCTTGCCGCCCACTTTTGCCAGCGGAACATCCAGAATCTTGTCGCCCTTGGTTTTGATCTTGAGCAGTTGAACATCAATTCCGGGATATTCTTCACGTAGAAGGTCGGAAATATGGTTGGCCTGCCAGAGGGCAAGTTTGCTGCCACGAGTTGCGATGGTAATTTTTCTCATTGTTCCGCCGTTATGTTTGAAATTTATTTTTTATTTAGCTGCCGCAGGAAGAGCAGTCGCCGCCGGAGCATCCGGCACAAGCACTGCTGGAAGAAGCCGCAGGAGCGGGAGCAGAACCCATATCACCCATATCAGGTGCTCCGCCACCTGTCTTAAACTTGCAGGCGGACATGAGTTTATCAGTTTTTTCAGACTTGCAGTGCGGGCAGGGAGGACATTCGTCGCGGTTGAAAACCAGCTCCTCGAATTCCTTGCCGCAGTCAGCGCATTTGTATTCGAAAATAGGCATTTATATTTACTCCGTGCTTTGAAATATCTATTGCGAGAAATTGCATAGCCCAAATTGTATTAGCAGGCAATGCTCAGACACCCTTCGGGGACCCTACTGGGGACTCTCCGAGGGCTTAAACCTAATAAGGCTTCGCCTGTTTGTGTGTTCGAGGGTCGCCTTAACACGCTATATGCGAAGCTAATTAAAAGGTTCTGAAAGGGATGGGGTCTGGGGAAGGGAAAACTCTTGCAAGAGTTTTCCCTTCCCCAGCCGCCGGAGGCATATTTTTACTTAGTCTTGGCAATAGGCCAGACTTCATCGATGCGTTCGATGGGGGTAATTTCGATTTTTGCCAGAAGTTCATCGGGAATATCTTCGAGATCCTTCTGATTCTGGGAAGGGATAAGTACCCGTTTCATTCCCAGAGATACGGCAGCGAGGATTTTTTCCTTGATACCGCCGACCGGAAGAACGCGTCCGCGCAGGGAGATTTCCCCGGTCATGGCCAGTTCCGGGTCAGTCGGGGTTCCGGTCAGTGCGGAAACAAGGGCGGTGACCAAGGTTACACCGGCAGACGGGCCGTCTTTTGGGGTTGCTCCGTCGGGAACGTGGATGTGCAGGTCCTGTTCTTCGTGGAACTTGGAACTGATGCCGTATTCATCTGCATGGCGGCGGGCAAAAGATACCGCAGCCTGTGCGGATTCCTTCATCACATCGCCGAGCTGTCCGGTCAGAAGCTGCTTGCCTTTACCGGGCATGGCTGAGACTTCAACATGCAGCACCGTACCGCCGACAGGAGTCCAGGCAAGGCCGAGGGCTACACCTGCGGGAAGCTCGCTTTCCTTTTCATCTTCAAGATGTTTGGGAATACCGAGATATTTGTGCAGGTTGTCAGCGGTCACTTCAAAGGGTCCTTTTTCGCCTTCTGCCTTCTTACGGGCCAGCTTGCGGCATACGGAACCCACTTCACGTTCAAGGTTACGAAGGCCGGCTTCACGGGTGTATTCCTTGATGATCTTACCGATGATTTCATCATCCATGATCATCTCGCCTTCTTTGAGGCCGTTTTCTGTGCACTGGCGTCCGAGGATGTAACGCTTGGCAATATTGATCTTGTCGTATTCTGTGTAGCCGGGAATGCGGATCAATTCCATACGGTCCAGCAGGGGCCGGGGGATAGAATCCAGTACGTTGGCAGTGCAGATGAACATGACCTTGGAAAGATCGTAAGGTACGTTCAGGTAATGGTCAGTGAACGAGTTGTTCTGTTCGGGGTCCAGTACTTCCAGCAGAGCTGAGGATGGATCACCGCGGAAATCAGAGCCGAGCTTGTCGATTTCATCAAGCATGATTACCGGGTTGCGGGTTCCGCACTGCTTAAGACCCTGAATGATACGTCCGGGCATGGAGCCTATGTAGGTGCGGCGATGCCCGCGAATCTCAGCTTCATCTCGCATACCGCCAAGGGACATGCGGTGAAATTTTCGCTTGAGGCTACGCGCGATAGAGCGGCCAAGCGAAGTTTTACCAACCCCCGGAGGGCCCACAAAGCAGAGGATGGGTCCTTTCATAGACGGGTTCAGTTTGCGTACACTTAAATATTCAAGGATGCGTTCCTTGACCTTCTCAAGGTCGTAATGATCTTCATCAAGGATTTTCTTGGCATCAATGATGTCAAGACGGTCGCGGGATTGTTTGGACCACGGAATCTCGATCATCCAGTCAAGGTAAGTGCGAATGACTGTTGCCTCAGATGCTTCGGGGTGCATGGCTTCAAGGCGACGCAGCTGTTTTTCCGCTTCCTTGCGCACATCTTTAGGCATCTTGGCTTTGGCGATGGCTGTGCGGATTTCTTCAGCTTCTTCGGCTTCGTCTGTGGATTCGCCAAGTTCTTTCTTTATGGCCTTGAGCTGTTCGCGCAGATAGAAATCTTTTTGGGCCTTGTCCATTCCTTCTTTGGCCATGGACTGGATCTTGTTCTGCATGGAAGCAACTTCCACTTCCTGTGTGAGCTGAGTGTTGACCAGATTCAACCGTTCAACAGGCTCTCCGCATTCAAGGATGGACTGAGCCACATCAACTTTCATACGCAGGTTTGAGGCGATCAGGTCGGCAAGGCGTCCCGGTTCGTCAACACTGTTGAGCACACTCATGATGTCAGCAGATGAGATGCCGCGCAGGGTCAGAATTTTTTCGCTTTGCTCACGGGAGGAGCGCACAAGTGCTTCCTGAGTGGCATCCATATCCCCGGATTCTGCTTCGGGGATGGCTTCAATTTCAGCGATATGGAAAGGCTCGGAGCCTATGAATCGCTTGATTCTGGCGCGGGAAACTCCCTGCACCAATACTTTCAAACGACCGTCAGGCATTTTGAGCATGCGCATGATCATGCACACTGTCCCGGTCAGGTAGAGATCTTCGTGTTCCGGATTTTCAACGCTCTCGTCTTTCTGGGTCACGACCATGACGTAGCGGTTGCTGGTCATAGCTGCTTCTACGGCATTGACGGATTTTTCACGGCCCACAAAAAGCGGAAGGATCATATAGTTGAAGACAACAATGTCCCGCACTGCCAGCACCGGAAGGGTGGTGGGGATGTCAATATGGGCATCATCGGGAATGCTGCCTGCGTCTTCCAGCAGGTCGGCGGCATCATGGAGCACGTTCAGCGGAGAAACCGGAGGTTTGTTCAGCCCCTGATCATTGCCTGCATCTGACTCAGGCTCCCGGTGTGCTTTTTTTTGAACTTCCGCTTTATCTTTTTTGTTCAGCTTAAGCGGTTTGATGGGTGATTTTTTTTTCTTCAACGCAAAATCCTTTAGTTCAGAAGTGGTTGTCTTGATCTATTTAAAAAGCATTAAATATCCGGCCCACAGCGGTCAGGCAGGGGCCGGATAGCTTGTCAGTTAGTTTTTACCAAAATAAATAAGAATTTATTTTGGGTAGTTTACACTAGCGGATCTCAAATCCCTTGTGCTCTGTATCGTAATCCATCCATTCGCACTTCACATCTGAAATCTGCGAAAGGGGAGGACCGACCAGCAGCCGGGTTCTCATTTCAGCGACTTTTGCTTCGTCGCCTTGCAGCAGTACTTCGACCTTGCCTTCATCGAGGTTGCGTACCCAACCGTTGAGGTTCAGCGCGACAGCCTGATCATTTACCCAGGCCCGGAAGAAAACACCT
This DNA window, taken from Marinifilum sp. JC120, encodes the following:
- a CDS encoding copper-translocating P-type ATPase, with translation MHSTFEIKGMTCSACSARLERVIGNLDGVESATVNLAAESLAADYDPEQVSAADIISSVKMAGFEAVEKIEGTELTLPVSGMACSACSSRLDRVLNGTEGIINAQVSLASETATLNFNPAEISLRTIRQIIADAGFESGQIQSAHNAKENFEKRKAENEAKLVKMKSRLFAALAFTVPLLIITMGHMVGMPLPDAINPHASPLGFALIQLVLTGPVLWFGRNFYLQGFPNLLRGAPNMDSLIAVGTSAAVVYSLWNTIEIALGIDAPARAMDLYFESAATIITLILLGKFQETRARSRTSEAIEKLMDLTPAQAILLQNGEQIPTPVEEIGPGDLILIRPGDRVAADGKVADGHSDIDESMLTGESMPVSKSTGDDVAGGTVNIGGGALNVQVTNVGENTVLSRIIRLVQEAQGSKAPISSLADTVSFYFVPTVMAIGIAAALGWFFFSDEPFTFALRIFISVMVIACPCAMGLATPTAIMVGTGRGAQLGVLVKSGEALETAGKIETMIFDKTGTLTYGKPEVAETFTVDGENPQELILLAGSAERQSEHPLARAVVRAAEEIGSPLPETTSFQAVSGLGINTETGGQPMLLGNRKFLEQNFIGGLDDSVANEAALRFAASGQSPLYIAKNGKLAGILAIADRIKKETPQTISKLHKLGVQTVMLTGDNEKVAHAIADEAGIDRVVAQVMPDRKAEVVNKEKAEGRKVAMIGDGINDAPALASADLGIAMGTGIDVAIESGDVVLMKGNLSGVLTALSLSRATVRNIKQNLFWAFAFNVLGIPVAAGLLHIFGGPTLSPMFAAAAMSLSSVTVVSNALRLKFFKPED
- a CDS encoding tetratricopeptide repeat protein is translated as MPALKESSTPQSTGGGVNFTQQIEETKKLLESQPDSVNLWTKLGNMYFDTDQYANAIEAYNKSLSLKPDNAHVLTDLGVMFRRNGNPQKAVDTFDKAILAAPKHETARLNKGIVLYYDLEDKAGAIQTWNGLVQMNPGARAPSGKLVKDMIRDLS
- a CDS encoding shikimate kinase, with translation MQEWNHEFSEDCSVILIGMAGAGKSTLAPLLAQKLGWEHIDTDAVIESYYGRPLQDIVDRLGVPEFRKAEEYIVSSLGVFRTVVSTGGSVIYGPKGMERLKGLGPVIYLRISSEACLKRVGGGENRGLAIVPGQTLKSLYEERIPLYEQYADFAVDTDNCLPEECAEQIQQWLKSKEVKKVKDI
- a CDS encoding arginase family protein, with product MKDITLVFPQWQGSIDNEALYEGAFALTDGIPGIPSPQTVETAPFKEITSGAPLAGKSEIIKQLQNACAILEQENPDRILLLGGDCGTETGPVSWMSRKHGQKLALIWFDAHPDLHTPTTSQSGRFQGMALSAILGNAGPEITEVMLTPLHPIQIFCAGVRTFDPPELDFIINSKISFFGPEELERNPEWLAKQIQETGFSKVYIHLDVDAVNPIGFAHGKPSPSAGLHFSNLLKMIEEVGKRMDICGLGITEFHPGSERGIEKAAMLIEKALPGFLTK
- the pyrR gene encoding bifunctional pyr operon transcriptional regulator/uracil phosphoribosyltransferase PyrR, whose amino-acid sequence is MKEQKVILSEKAMARTLDRLASEITERRGDSENIAIIGIQRRGADLAERLKLILDEKLGRKIPLGKLDINLYRDDWTNLTRQPSINCTEIPFDIESSSIILVDDVLFSGRTVRAALEAVLDFGRPRRVELLVLVDRGHRELPIRADYVGKEVVTFEDQHVNVLVKERDDEDKVVLIRS